Proteins encoded in a region of the Polyodon spathula isolate WHYD16114869_AA unplaced genomic scaffold, ASM1765450v1 scaffolds_766, whole genome shotgun sequence genome:
- the LOC121308753 gene encoding fructose-bisphosphate aldolase C, with translation MPHQYPALSPEQKKELSDIAQQIIAPGKGILAADESVGSMAKRLNQIGVENTEENRRLYRQLLFSADERINSCIGGVIFFHETLYQSNDDGTPFVQMIKDKGILVGIKVDKGVVPLAGTNGETTTQGLDGLSERCAQYKKDGADFAKWRCVLKISETTPSELSILENANVLARYASICQQNGIVPIVEPEILPDGEHDLKRCQYITEKVLAAVYKALSDHHVYLEGTLLKPNMVTAGHACPSKYTAEEIAMATVTALRRTVPPAVAGITFLSGGQSEEEASLNLNAINNCPLGRPWALTFSYGRALQASALNAWRGQKDNESAATEEFIKRAEVNSLAAQGKYEASGEGSGAASQSLYVANHAY, from the exons ATGCCGCACCAGTACCCAGCCCTGAGCCCCGAGCAGAAGAAGGAGCTGTCGGACATTGCCCAGCAAATCATCGCTCCTGGCAAGGGCATCCTCGCCGCCGATGAGTCCGTGG GGAGCATGGCGAAGCGTCTCAACCAGATTGGCGTGGAGAACACCGAGGAGAACCGCCGTCTGTACCGCCAGCTGCTCTTCAGCGCCGACGAGCGAATCAACAGCTGCATCGGTGGAGTGATCTTCTTCCACGAGACGCTGTACCAGAGCAACGACGACGGGACCCCCTTCGTCCAGATGATCAAGGACAAGGGCATCCTCGTGGGCATCAAG GTTGATAAGGGTGTTGTCCCTCTGGCAGGAACCAATGGAGAGACCACAACCCAGG GTCTGGACGGCCTGTCCGAGCGCTGTGCCCAGTACAAGAAGGACGGGGCTGACTTTGCGAAGTGGCGCTGTGTTCTGAAGATCAGCGAGACCACACCCTCCGAGCTGTCCATCCTGGAGAACGCCAACGTCCTGGCGCGCTACGCCAGCATCTGCCAGCAG aaTGGAATTGTTCCCATCGTGGAGCCGGAGATTCTTCCTGATGGAGAGCATGACCTGAAACGCTGCCAGTACATCACTGAGAAG GTCCTGGCTGCAGTGTACAAGGCTCTAAGTGACCACCACGTCTACCTGGAAGGCACGCTGCTGAAGCCCAACATGGTCACCGCCGGGCACGCCTGCCCCTCCAAGTACACGGCCGAGGAGATCGCCATGGCTACCGTCACGGCGCTGCGCCGCACTGTCCCCCCTGCTGTTGCCG GCATCACCTTCCTGTCGGGCGGGCAGAGCGAGGAGGAGGCCTCCCTCAACCTGAACGCCATCAACAACTGCCCGCTGGGGAGGCCCTGGGCCCTGACCTTCTCGTATGGACGCGCCCTGCAGGCCTCCGCGCTCAACGCCTGGCGCGGCCAGAAGGACAACGAGAGCGCCGCCACGGAGGAGTTCATCAAGCGTGCCGAG GTGAACAGCTTGGCAGCACAGGGCAAGTACGAGGCCAGCGGAGAGGGGAGCGGagccgcctcccagtccctctacGTGGCCAATCACGCCTACTGA
- the LOC121308779 gene encoding ribosomal protein S6 kinase-related protein-like — protein sequence MGADASHSNNTGKGLLADNNPSGSGWRGLLSSLGNSLPTGLCQFGPFRFTGRKIKDELEQSPELPPPPPGSPSPDKDALEWPRTGFISLFLPEFPHRSFPGKQRFQILDCIAKGSYGPVLKVEDRGTEKTYAVKVLLKSEILKQGVLEQSKEEVIIQRQVRHPFLHGLQDCWQTLRHLFIMCEYCSTGDLHTYWSTLGQFEEDAVQVFAAELGLAVGFLHGVGIIHRDIKMENVLLNDQGHLRLADFGLSRRLERGGKAYTICGTVQYMAPEVLSGGPYNHTADWWSLGILLFSLAAGKFPVAAEPDHSSMLRMVRRSKYDMPSTLSPQLSLLLSELLCKNPVQRLHHLDHFKKQPFFRGTTFDTHLLQKNPMGLILELKKQQGQGQGQGQGQDSFQNFDCDLTEALNLK from the exons ATGGGTGCTGACGCCAGTCACAGCAACAACACG GGGAAGGGCTTGCTTGCCGATAATAACCCCAGCGGGTCAGGCTGGAGGGGTCTGCTGTCCAGTCTGGGTAACTCGCTCCCGACCGGACTCTGCCAGTTCGGCCCGTTCCGCTTCACGGGGCGCAAGATCAAAGACGAACTCGAGCAGAGTCCGGAgctgccgccgccgccgcctGGCTCTCCGAGTCCTGACAAGGATGCTCTGGAGTGGCCGAGGACGGGATTCATCTCGCTGTTCCTCCCCGAGTTCCCTCACCGCTCCTTCCCCGGAAAACAGCGCTTTCAG ATCCTGGACTGCATAGCCAAAGGCTCCTATGGACCAGTTCTGAAGGTGGAAGACAGAGGGACGGAGAAGACATACGCCGTGAAG gttTTGCTGAAATCTGAGATTTTAAAGCAGGGTGTTTTGGAACAATCTAAAGAAGAGGTGATCATCCAG CGCCAGGTGCGGCACCCCTTTCTGCACGGCCTGCAGGACTGCTGGCAGACCCTGCGCCACCTCTTCATTA TGTGTGAGTACTGCAGCACAGGCGACCTCCACACATACTGGTCAACGCTTGGGCAGTTTGAAGAGGATGCCGTTCAAGTGTTTGCTGCCGAGCTCGGCTTAGCTGTCG GATTTCTCCATGGTGTTGGAATTATACACAGGGACATAAAG atgGAAAATGTGCTTTTGAATGACCAAG GACACCTGAGACTGGCAGACTTCGGGCTGTCCCGTCGGCTGGAGAGAGGAGGAAAGGCGTACACTATCTGCGGGACAGTGCAGTACATGG CTCCCGAGGTTCTGAGTGGAGGTCCCTATAACCACACTGCTGACTGGTGGTCGCTGGGCATCCTGCTCTTCTCATTGGCTGCAGGGAAG TTCCCTGTAGCCGCAGAGCCAGATCACTCGTCCATGCTGAGGATGGTCAGGAGAAGTAAATATGACATGCCGAGCACGCTCAGCCCacagctctccctcctgctcaGCGAG CTGCTGTGTAAAAACCCTGTGCAGCGGCTGCACCACCTCGATCACTTCAAGAAGCAGCCCTTCTTCCGGGGCACCACCTTCGACACACACCTGCTGCAGAAGAACCCCATGGGCCTGATCCTGGAGCTGAAGAAGCAGCAGGGCCAGGgccaggggcaggggcaggggcaggacTCCTTCCAGAACTTCGACTGTGACCTCACCGAAGCACTCAACTTGAAATGA
- the spag5 gene encoding sperm-associated antigen 5, with protein MSTRRKSSAHTPVGELVRKSIGRTPLKDLQNGMKFAAQSAAILPPAFSNLNIKEEGLGCCFNSEENPNCPVADNEARNVLGFKSPFLLWRKPERENKIVMASDCQKENEEPLSTGDNALSSLTAGRPGVPVTPHRGNKPSLEKQPADLSSDNTESPGSLRDLEEARVEACDAGEESLQAQICAQELTDTLEEVDKDTTCCQAPITLKEDTLKDASLLEESIINSIEALFQTPETMNTVNTEIGVTDPQHSNSSVCEPPLNYEEKAGIISTMPVADPSGQQNTETRSSLVVLTDSETLTSSQERCDAKTNSSSFLAVPVPEICVGLYASTVEDQEEHPVCRPSRQIDADFSPQGNQVIEPYSSLIVDGEEGAPLDSSVSADDPCRLEEKEQDFALSFSEGECPGGAADCFVSSPCSADAVEAGLGTPVLSASPTPAENEHRSLACSPESLAAPLADEQSRVSLTEEGTSNTHHPAGLEDEDQQDDEIATEALASELNTTLQLSVKTEESRESQSLSQGTSSGFCSSPSSEAEGGNVQKSLVSDLFSSPSERAPVLSKSLQLAGCPLLLSAKRGVQKQSNTEDISLVDVKEVGSNTVGSEPVTELLPAPNVASTPSSPVTGSDSESLRRGKRKLESPGACSLAKLQQSCRSKGIDSPVPQLQMNSTVDASPKTQMDWDISLLTAASSEELCTEGETPEKFSTAEELGALQKKVEVSRASPVLKTDGRRFGASKTAARALKQLLLMMETEMTVNTSHEVGTCVTPVEHAAATTWITPVTLHERGANTSGVFERKREVSVNESSTNTDSLLWNLPRDTLNSAPRQELEKRLESALVVVEVLSQQLIASRESQSKAASVGPSEQRDRLVQTDHTEFSQVEQQYRKLYTKAVDRIQSLEVEHEERLHLHRRMSEVRREMNCNFTDVNDTLSVINEICTIASEDKKAMTKQMAQMKELHSRNMKMLKKMKEATQESVQERDEMQHRMEGALKAKQAAYCVTEELRSRSTARIRELELDGDCYQDLCRSLKPAYEEQISLKREYVESVQTAEELYVAVKEDQSKLKLQLREARGILQQSARVLSALHERARDAARQWEAMRLEVEDAVLQKEQIQGELTQANSDLEDARNTIGDLNVHNAIFNSEVKLLRERLSNVEQEHDQLQHRNEKLSIQLSSAEASQALLQQAFAAETEKVQLSWEKNQELTEILHHMERVLGDSQLENSDLRARLQECETQLTLLQELQQEQTQKLQHMQELQKQVSSMKDLNEFIQQENQLSREQIAETELLLKSHLHALRERNLECEDLKETLSLLRIEKENLQEELDTTKDKARSMMLDMGKEINTSSSEITLLQEKLKRLMGYLQTALEGQKPGSPVKHGAPKLCAQTPCRAAGASFVGSVLVAIAGDEANDPSHTDTDSEEQKPDGLGSGNSAFTRVVPTTPKRIQEAEQGGLLERLEGLGETVTELFSTISQLREAKESEEKELRQNIADLQSQLHALTLKQASEVSDLKEEIEGLQTKIELQNQALKRQAEKEKELEKLCEEYEASRQLFHRQRLETVSLQREMAELQHSLQMAETEALTLREELSKRRTETGQGDSWVEEKILLRKEVRKLTERLLEAEDGKSKLLARAMRHRAVFEENLRKSDQELKGLDEMIEAVRRTLSSIPDVVANCEELKNLKTYLG; from the exons ATGTCGACGCGAAGAAAATCCTCCGCGCATACG CCCGTGGGTGAATTGGTTAGAAAGTCAATTGGAAGGACTCCGCTGAAAGATTTGCAGAATGGGATGAAGTTTGCAGCACAGAGCGCCGCTATATTACCTCCAGCATTCAGCAACCTGAACATAAAG GAGGAAGGACTTGGTTGTTGTTTTAATTCTGAAGAAAACCCAAACTGCCCAGTTGCTGACAATGAGGCCAGAAACGTTCTGGGTTTTAAATCTCCTTTCCTGCTCTGGAGAAAACCAGAACGAGAGAATAAGATAGTCATGGCTTCAGACTGTCAGAAAGAGAACGAAGAACCGTTGTCCACTGGAGACAATGCACTGAGTTCCCTTACAGCTGGACGGCCAGGTGTGCCTGTAACTCCACATCGTGGTAACAAACCCTCACTAGAAAAACAGCCTGCTGACCTCTCTAGTGATAATACAGAAAGCCCTGGAAGTCTGAGGGACCTTGAAGAGGCGAGGGTAGAGGCGTGTGACGCAGGAGAAGAGTCGCTCCAAGCCCAAATCTGTGCTCAAGAGCTAACTGATACTCTGGAAGAGGTGGACAAAGACACTACCTGCTGTCAGGCTCCCATTACTCTAAAGGAAGATACTTTGAAAGACGCATCGCTCTTGGAGGAGAGCATAATCAATTCCATCGAGGCTCTGTTTCAGACACCTGAAACGATGAACACAGTCAATACTGAGATCGGTGTCACGGACCCTCAACACAGTAATAGCAGTGTTTGTGAACCTCCCTTAAACTATGAAGAGAAAGCCGGGATCATAAGCACCATGCCCGTTGCTGATCCTTCAGGCCAGCAGAATACTGAAACCCGCTCCAGTTTAGTGGTACTAACAGACAGTGAAACACTAACTAGCTCACAGGAGAGATGTGATGCAAAAACAAACTCAAGTTCTTTCTTGGCTGTTCCAGTTCCAGAAATATGTGTTGGTCTTTACGCAAGTACAGTGGAAGATCAAGAAGAACACCCTGTCTGCAGACCCAGCAGGCAAATAGATGCAGATTTCAGTCCGCAGGGGAACCAAGTAATTGAGCCGTATTCCAGTCTGATTGTGGATGGAGAGGAGGGTGCTCCATTGGACTCTTCTGTTTCTGCAGATGATCCGTGTCGCCTTGAAGAAAAAGAACAGGATTTTGCTTTAAGCTTTTCAGAAGGCGAGTGTCCAGGAGGTGCTGCAGATTGCTTTGTAAGCAGTCCCTGCTCGGCCGATGCTGTGGAAGCAGGACTGGGAACACCTGTGCTGTCTGCGAGCCCAACTCCTGCAGAAAATGAACACAGATCATTAGCCTGCAGTCCAGAATCTTTGGCTGCTCCACTGGCTGATGAGCAGAGTCGTGTGTCTTTGACAGAGGAGGGGACCTCCAACACGCACCACCCTGCTGGTTTGGAAGATGAAGACCAGCAAGATGATGAAATTGCAACAGAAGCACTCGCTTCTGAGCTAAACACAACTCTTCAGCTCTCAGTCAAGACTGAAGAGTCCCGTGAAAGCCAGTCGCTATCCCAAGGCACATCATCAGGCTTCTGTTCAAGCCCCAGTTCGGAGGCCGAGGGTGGCAACGTTCAGAAGTCTTTAGTAAGTGATTTGTTTTCAAGTCCCTCAGAAAGGGCTCCTGTGCTAAGTAAATCTCTCCAGTTGGCTGGCTGTCCTCTCCTGCTGTCAGCTAAGCGAGGGgttcaaaaacaaagcaacacagAAGATATTTCCCTAGTTGATGTGAAAGAAGTTGGGAGCAACACTGTTGGCAGTGAACCAGTAACTGAACTGCTTCCGGCTCCCAATGTTGCCTCCACCCCCTCCAGCCCAGTGACTGGGTCCGACTCTGAATCCTTACGAAGGGGGAAGAGGAAATTAGAAAGCCCTGGGGCGTGCAGTTTAGCCAAACTACAGCAGTCCTGCCGCTCAAAAGGTATCGACAGCCCAGTGCCCCAGCTGCAAATGAACTCCACTGTCGATGCAAGCCCCAAAACACAGATGGACTGGGATATAAGTCTGTTAACCGCGGCTTCCTCGGAGGAGCTGTGTACAGAAGGGGAGACTCCCGAAAAGTTCTCcactgcagaagagctgggagcACTGCAGAAGAAAGTGGAGGTTTCCAGAGCGTCTCCCGTTCTCAAGACAGACGGGCGTCGGTTCGGCGCCTCGAAAACGGCAGCCAGGGCTCTGAAACAGCTGCTGCTGATGATGGAGACGGAGATGACGGTGAACACCAGTCACGAGGTCGGGACCTGTGTCACTCCAGTGGAACACGCCGCTGCCACCACGTGGATCACCCCGGTGACCTTGCACGAGCGCGGTGCCAACACGTCCGGGGTGTTTGAGAGGAAGAGGGAGGTCTCTGTGAATGAAAGCAGCACCAACACAGATTCTCTACTGTGGAA CCTACCCAGGGATACTCTGAACTCAGCCCCCCGGCAGGAGCTGGAGAAGCGGCTGGAGTCGGCTCTCGTTGTGGTGGAGGTGCTTTCCCAGCAGCTCATCGCATCGAGGGAATCCCAGAGCAAGGCAGCCAGCGTGGGGCCCTCCGAACAGAGGGACCGCCTCGTCCAGACTGACCACACAGAGTTCAGCCAG GTTGAACAGCAATACAGAAAGCTTTACACTAAAGCAGTGGACAGAATTCAATCCTTGGAAGTGGAACACGAGGAAAGGCTTCATCTACACCGAAGGATGTCAGAGGTGCGACGTGAGATG AATTGCAATTTCACAGATGTCAATGATACGCTTTCAGTTATTAATGAAATCTGCACCATTGCCAGTGAGGACAAGAAAGCCATGACTAAACAG ATGGCTCAGATGAAGGAACTTCACAGCAGAAATATGAAGAtgctcaaaaaaatgaaagaggCAACCCAGGAGAGTGTTCAGGAGAGGGATGAAATGCAACATAGAATGGAGGGTGCTCTCAAAGCCAAGCAAGCG GCCTACTGTGTCACTGAGGAGCTGAGGTCCCGTTCCACTGCTCGAATAAGAGAGCTAGAGCTGGATGGAGACTGCTATCAAGACCTCTGCAGATCCCTGAAGCCTGCCTATGAGGAGCAG atttctctGAAGAGAGAATATGTGGAATCAGTTCAAACTGCAGAAGAGCTCTATGTGGCTGTGAAAGAAGATCAATCGAAGCTCAAACTACAG CTGAGAGAAGCCCGGGGTATCCTCCAGCAGAGCGCTCGGGTTCTATCGGCTCTGCATGAGAGAGCGCGGGACGCTGCGAGGCAGTGGGAGGCCATGAGGCTGGAAGTGGAGGATGCAGTCCTGCAGAAGGAACAG atccagggtgaactCACGCAGGCAAACTCAGATCTTGAAGATGCCAGGAATACGATTGGAGACCTGAATGTGCACAACGCCATTTTCAATTCTG AGGTTAAACTTCTCCGAGAGCGACTGAGCAATGTTGAGCAGGAACACGACCAGCTACAGCACAGGAATGAGAAACTGTCCATACAGCTGTCCTCCGCTGAAGCCTCGCAGGCACTCCTGCAGCAAGCCTTCGCCGCAGAGACGGAAAA GGTTCAACTGTCTTGGGAGAAGAACCAAGAGTTGACTGAGATCCTTCATCA CATGGAGAGAGTGCTGGGAGACTCTCAGCTGGAGAATAGCGACCTCAGGGCTAGACTGCAAGAGTGTGAAACACAGCTGACCCTTCTTCAGGAGCTTCAGCAAGAACAAACCCAGAAGCTCCAGCACATGCAGGAACTGCAGAAGCAGGTCTCGTCCATGAAGGATCTCAATGAG TTTATTCAACAGGAGAACCAGCTGTCCCGGGAGCAGATAGCAGAAACTGAGCTCCTGCTGAAATCTCACCTGCATGCTCTCCGGGAGCGCAACCTGGAATGTGAAGACTTGAAAGAAACTCTGTCTCTGCTGAG GATTGAGAAAGAGAACTTACAAGAGGAACTGGATACTACGAAGGACAAGGCTCGCTCCATGATGCTCGATATGGGAAAAGAGATCAACACGTCCTCCTCTGAAATCACTCTTCTGCAAGAGAAACTCAAGAGGCTCATGGGCTATCTGCAGACTGCACTGGAGGGGCAG AAACCTGGCTCCCCTGTTAAACATGGCGCCCCCAAGCTGTGTGCACAAACCCCCTGTCGGGCTGCTGGGGCTTCCTTTGTTGGCAGTGTATTAGTGGCCATTGCCGGAGATGAAGCCAACGACCCCAGCCACACTGACACAG ATTCAGAAGAGCAAAAGCCGGATGGTCTGGGCAGTGGGAACAGTGCTTTTACTCGTGTTGTGCCGACTACTCCAAAGAGAATACAAG AAGCTGAGCAGGGGGGtctgttggagagactggaaggGTTGGGAGAGACAGTGACTGAGCTCTTCTCCACCATATCCCAGCTCCGAGAAGCCAAGGAATCTGAGGAGAAGGAGCTCAGACAGAACAT AGCCGACCTACAGAGCCAGCTGCATGCTTTGACTCTCAAGCAGGCGTCTGAAGTGAGCGATCTGAAAGAGGAGATTGAAGGGCTGCAGACTAAAATAGAGCTTCAAAACCAGGCCCTGAAGCGCCAGGCTGAG aAAGAGAAGGAGTTGGAGAAGCTTTGTGAGGAGTATGAAGCATCCAGACAGCTCTTTCACAGGCAGAGATTGGAAACAGTG TCCCTGCAGAGGGAGATGGCAGAGTTGCAGCATTCCCTGCAGATGGCAGAGACCGAGGCCTTGACCCTGAGAGAAGAGCTGTCCAAGAGACGGACAGAGACTGGACAGGGGGACAGCTGGGTGGAGGAGAAAATCCTGCTGCGCAAAGAG GTGAGGAAGCTGACGGAACGGCTGCTGGAAGCCGAGGACGGCAAAAGCAAGCTTTTAGCACGAGCGATGAGACAT CGGGCTGTGTTTGAGGAGAACCTTCGTAAATCTGATCAGGAGCTGAAGGGTCTGGATGAGATGATCGAGGCTGTCCGAAGG aCACTGTCCTCGATTCCAGACGTGGTTGCCAACTGTGAGGAGCTCAAGAACCTGAAAACATATCTCGGGTGA